The following is a genomic window from Staphylococcus saccharolyticus.
ATAGTTTTTGGGCTCGATAGAACCTTCTGTGAGAACTTCACCACGTTCTACAGATTGCCCTACTTCCACTTTAAGTCTCGAAGTACCTGAAGCCAGATATGATCTTGTTTCATTAGCACCTTTAACGATGATTTCTTGTTGACGATCTTTAGCTAATTTAATGTCTTCTACAACACCTTCGATTTCAGTAATAACCGCTTGACCTTTAGGATTACGCGCTTCGAAGATTTCTTGGATACGTGGAAGACCTTGCGTGATATCGCTTCCTGCAACCCCACCAGTGTGGAATGTACGCATTGTAAGTTGGGTACCTGGCTCACCAATTGATTGAGCGGCAATTGTACCAACTGCTTCTCCAACTTCAACTTTTTCTCCAGTGGCAAGGTTTTTACCATAACATTTTTCACAAACACCATGGCGAGTATTACAAGTGAATGCAGAACGAATATACATTTGTTCAATACCTGCATCAGTGATTTGTTTAGCGATATCAGCAGTAATTAATTCATCTGGACGGATGATGATTTCATCAGTTTCCGGATGGCGAATTGTTTCTTTAGAGTAGCGACCTTCGATACGTTCAATGAATGGTTCAATCATTTCTGTACCCTCTTTGATATCAGAAACTAATAAACCACGGTCGGTACCACAGTCTTCTTCACGCACGATAACATCTTGTGCCACGTCAACAAGACGACGAGTAAGGTAACCAGAATCAGCTGTTTTAAGGGCTGTATCGGCAAGACCTTTACGCGCACCATGTGTAGAAATGAAGTACTCTAATACAGTTAAACCTTCACGGAATGAAGATGTGATTGGTAACTCGATAATTTTACCTGAAGGTGCAGCCATTAATCCACGCATACCAGCTAACTGAGTAAAGTTAGATGCGTTACCACGGGCACCAGAATCACTCATCATGAAGATTGGGTTTGTTTTTTCAAGAGACTGCATTAATTCGCCTTGAATTTGGTCTTTAGCGTCAGTCCAAATCTCAACAACCCCATTGTAACGCTCATCTTCAGTGATTAAACCACGATTAAATTGTTTAGTCACACGTTCAACTAATTTTTCGTGTTCATCTAGGATATCTTGTTTATCTGGTAGTACCACAATATCAGATACACCAACAGTGATTCCTGCTTTAGAAGAGAATTTGAAACCTAAATCTTTCATTCTATCTAACATCATAGAAGTATCCGTAATGCTAAATCTATTGAATACTTCAGCAATAATGTTTCCTAAGAACTTTTTATTAAATGGTTCTATAAGTACTGCATTATCAAAGTATTCTTTTAATCCACCTTCACCCAATTGAGTAGGATCAATAAAGTATTTGTCAGGTGTCTTTGTTTCTAAATTAGCTTGGCTTGGCTCATTGATATATGCAAATGAATCAGGAATAATTTCATTGAAAATAATTTTACCTACTGAAGTAGCTAATATTTTATTATTTTGTTCATCAGTAAATGTTGGATTATTAAATGAATTAGCATGAACACCAATACGAGTGTGTAAGTGTACATATCCATTTGCATATGCTTTTAATACTTCATTTGTATCATTAAAAATGGCACCAGTATTTACCGCATCTTTTCGTTCTAATGTTAAATAATAGTTACCTAATACCATATCTTGAGATGGTGTAACAACTGGCTTACCATCTTTAGGATTTAAGATGTTTTGAGCAGCAAGCATTAACATACGAGCTTCAGCTTGTGCTTCTTTAGATAAAGGTACGTGAACAGCCATTTGGTCACCATCAAAGTCTGCGTTATATGCAGTTGTAACAAGTGGATGAAGACGAATCGCACGACCTTCAACTAATGTAGGTTCAAACGCTTGGATACCTAATCTATGCAATGTTGGTGCACGGTTAAGTAATACTGGGTGTTCAGTAATAACATCTTCTAATACATCCCATACTTCATCTTCCATACGTTCAATTTTACTTTTAGCATTTTTAATGTTTGTAGCAATTTCACGTTGAACTAGTTTTTTCATTACAAATGGTTTGAATAATTCAAGAGCCATCTCTTTTGGAAGACCACATTGATACATTTTCAAGCTTGGTCCTACTGCGATAACTGAACGGCCTGAATAGTCAACACGTTTCCCTAATAAGTTTTGACGGAAACGACCTTGTTTACCCTTCAACATATGTGAAAGTGATTTTAAAGGACGGTTACCAGGTCCAGTAACTGGACGGCCACGGCGACCGTTATCAATTAGAGCATCTACTGCTTCTTGTAACATACGTTTTTCGTTTTGTACGATGATACCAGGTGCACCAAGATCTAATAAACGTTTTAAACGATTATTACGGTTAATCACACGACGATACAAGTCGTTTAAATCACTTGTTGCAAAACGCCCTCCGTCTAATTGAACCATTGGACGAATTTCTGGTGGAATAATTGGTAGAACATCTAGTATCATACAAGAAGGATTGTTACCAGAATTTCTAAATGATTCAACAACTTCTAAACGTTTAATTGCTCGAGTTAATCTTTGACCTGTAGCAGATTCTAACTCATCACGTAAGATTTTTAACTCTTCGTCTAAATCAATTTCTTCTAATAAATCTTTAATACCTTCAGCGCCCATTTTGGCAGTAAATTGATTTGGATATTTATCATAATACTCTCTGAATTCAGCTTCAGACAATAACGTTTTCTTTTCTAATCCTGTAGGACCTGGATCAACTACTATATAAGAAGCAAAATAAATCACTTCTTCTAATGCTCTTGGTGACATATCGAGCAATAGTCCCATACGACTTGGAATTCCTTTGAAATACCAGATATGAGATACAGGTGCTGCTAATTCAATGTGTCCCATTCTTTCTCGACGCACTTTTGATTTAGTTACTTCAACGCCACATCTATCACATACCATACCTTTGTAGCGTACACGTTTGTACTTCCCACAACTACATTCCCAGTCTTTAGTAGGTCCAAAAATTCTTTCACAGAAAAGACCATCTTTTTCTGGCTTTAAAGTACGATAGTTTATTGTTTCAGGTTTCTTAACTTCACCATATGACCAAGAACGAATCTTTTCAGGTGAAGCTAATCCTATTTTCATATAATGGAAATTATTTACATCAATCAAGGAGCCTACCTCCTTCAATTTAGATTAGCTGTGCTATTTGATTGATTACTTTCATTGAAATCGAATACCTAAAGAAGTTGAAATGATAATCATTTCATACCCTTTAAGTATTCATTTATCTTAAGTGCTTATTAATCAGTTGTTTCTTTTTGTGATTCCGGAGCATTTTTTTGTTGTAAATCTACTTTGCGTTCCGTTGCATCTTCATCATCAACATCTGCCATTTCAATTTCATTATCATGCTCATCCATTACTTTAACATCTAATCCTAAACTTTGTAATTCTTTCATCAGTACTCGGAATGACTCAGGAACACTTGGTCTAGAGATGTTTTCACCTTTAACGATAGATTCGTAAGTTTTAACACGTCCTACTGTATCGTCAGATTTATAAGTTAAGATTTCTTGTAAAGTATAAGCAGCACCATATGCTTCAAGTGCCCATACCTCCATCTCACCGAAACGTTGTCCACCAAATTGTGCTTTACCACCGAGTGGTTGTTGTGTAACGAGTGAGTATGGTCCTGTTGAACGTGCATGCAATTTGTCATCAACCATGTGAGCAAGTTTAAGCATGTACATTACACCTACAGAAATACGGTTATCAAACGGTTCACCCGTACGCCCATCATATAATACAGTCTTACCATCACGTGCCATGCCGGCCTCTTCGATTGTAGACCAAACATCATCATCATTAGCACCATCAAATACTGGTGATGCAATGTGGATGCCTAAGTTTTTAGCAGCCATACCTAAGTGTAATTCTAGCACTTGTCCAATGTTCATACGTGAAGGTACACCAAGTGGATTTAACATGATGTCGATTGGTCGACCATCAGGTAAGTATGGCATATCTTCTTCAGGAACAATTTTAGAAATAACACCTTTATTACCATGACGACCGCACATTTTATCCCCTACATGAATTTTACGTTTTTGAACGATATAAACACGTACTAATTGATTTACACCAGGAGATAAAGTGTCATCGCCCTCTTCACGGTTGAAGACTTTTACATCTAATACGATGCCCCCTGCACCATGTGGTACACGTAATGAAGTATCACGAACTTCACGAGCCTTTTCACCGAAAATAGCATGTAATAATCTTTCTTCTGCTGTTAGTTCCGTTACACCTTTAGGCGTTACTTTGCCTACTAAGATGTCACCATCTTTAACTTCGGCACCAACATAAACGATACCACGATCGTCTAAGTTTTTAAGCGCACTTTCAGACACATTAGGAATATCACGAGTAATTTCTTCAGGTCCTAATTTAGTGTCACGTGCTTCTGATTCGTATTCTTCGATATGAATAGATGTATAGACATCATCTTTAACTAAACGTTCGCTCATGATAACGGCATCCTCATAGTTATAACCGTCCCAAGTCATGAAACCTACAACTACGTTACGACCTAAAGCCATTTCACCTAGTTCCATTGAAGGACCGTCTGCTAAAATTTCGTTATATTCAACAACGTCTCCAACAGAAACAATTGGGCGTTGGTTATAACATGTACCAGAGTTTGAACGTTTGAATTTTGCTAATGGATAGCGATCTAATTCACCTTCATGTTCAATACCATTTTCTTCTACTAAACGACGAACTAAAACTTCATTAGACTCAACATGTTCAACACGTCCTCTATGCTTAGCAGTAATTGCTGCACCTGAGTCACGCGCTGCTACATGTTCCATACCTGTTCCAACAAATGGCGCTTCTGGGTTCATTAATGGTACTGCTTGACGTTGCATGTTTGCACCCATTAATGCTCGGTTTGAGTCATCGTTTTCTAAGAATGGGATACATGCAGTAGCTGCTGAAACTACTTGTTTAGGTGATACGTCCATATAGTCCATTTTTTCTTTAGCCATCACTGTGTTATTGCCACGAAAACGACAAACAACTTCATCATCTAAGAAGCACCCATTTTCATCAAGACGTGAGTTTGCTTGTGCAACAACATAACTATCTTCTTCATCAGCAGTTAAGTAGTCAATTTGGTCAGTGATTGAATTAGTATCTAAATCAACTTTACGATAAGGTGTTTCAATAAAACCAAATTCATTTACTCTTGCATAACTAGATAATGAGTTAATTAATCCAATGTTTGGGCCCTCAGGTGTTTCAATAGGGCACATACGACCGTAGTGAGAATAATGCACGTCACGTACTTCCATTTGAGCGCGTTCACGAGTTAAACCACCAGGTCCTAGAGCTGATAAACGACGTTTATGAGTCAACTCAGCTAATGGGTTTGCTTGGTCCATGAATTGAGATAATTGAGAACTACCAAAAAATTCTTTAATAGATGCAATGACTGGACGAATATTAATTAATTGTTGTGGAGTGATAGAATCAGTGTCTTGAATTGACATTCTCTCACGTACAACACGTTCCATTCTAGACAAACCGATACGGAATTGGTTTTGTAGTAATTCACCAACTGAACGTAAACGACGATTACCTAAGTGGTCAATATCATCTGTATAACCAATTCCATTCAATAAGTTAAAGAAGTAACTCATTGAGGCGATAATATCAGCCGGAGTAATACATTTAACTTCTGAGTCTGGTAATGCATTACCAATAACAGTAGTAGTTCGACCTTCTTCATCATTAGGAACATATACTTTAATTGATTGAATTTCTACTGGTTCATCAATGACACTACCTTCAAGTTCAAAGACTTCGCTATTAGCGTTTGTCTCCAATACGTCCATGATTTCATCTAGTTTACGACGATCAAGTACAGTACCTTCTTCCGCTACAATCTCACCTGTTTCACTATTAACAATTGGTTCTGCTAGTTTTTGATTAAATAAACGGTGTTTTAAATGTAACTTTTTGTTAGCTTTATAACGACCTACACTTGCTAAATCATAGCGTTTAGGATCGAAGAAACGTGAATATAATAAGCTTTTAGCATTTTCTACTGTTGGTGGTTCGCCAGGACGCAAACGTTCATAAATTTCTAATAAAGCTTGTTCTGTATTTTCAGTTCCATCTTTTTCTAATGTATTACGTAAATATTCACTGTCTCCTATTAAATCAACGATTTCTTGATCAGTTGAGAAACCTAGCGCACGTAACAATACAGTTAATGGTAATTTACGTGTTCTATCGATACGAACATAAACGACATCTTTAGCATCTGTTTCATATTCTAACCAAGCACCACGGTTAGGAATAATAGTCGCATCATAATTTTCACGACCGTTTTTATCAATTTTTTCGTTGAAATAAACAGATGGTGAACGTACTAATTGAGACACGATAACACGCTCAGCACCATTGATAACAAATGTACCTGTGTCTGTCATTAATGGGAAATCACCCATGAAGACTTCTTGTTCTTTTACTTCGCCTGTTTCTTTAATAATGAGACGTACTTTGACACGAAGAGGTGCAGCATAAGTAGCGTCACGATTTTTAGATTCTTCTAAATCATAATTTGGTTCACCTAATCTATAATCTACAAATTCTAAAGATAGGTTGCCTGTGAAATCTTCAATTGGTGAAATGTCTCTAAACATTTCTAATAACCCTTCTTTAAGGAACCAATCATAAGATTTAGTTTGAATTTCTATTAAGTTTGGTAATTCTAATACTTCTGAAATTCTCGCATAATTTCTACGTTTACGATGTCTTCCATATTGGACAACTTGACCTGCCAAACAGATTCACCCCTCAAAAATTGTGCGTTTCCCTTTACTTACTCATTGAATATAAAAGACAAAAAGAAAACGGCAACACGTACGATGACACCATTTTCGATTTATATTTATACTTAATTTATTTATCCATTTTACGTAAAAGTACACACTTATTGAACATAAATTTTTACATTTTATAACTATATCAGAATACGATATTGAAATCAACCTTTTGAGCTTTTCAAAATATAATAGCCTTTACTTTTAGTAACAACTTCTACGTTATTAAATAGCTCTTCCATTCTTTTTTTCGCTGATGGCATACCTTGCTTTTTTTGAATGACAACATATAATGAACCTGCCTCTTTAAGATGAGCAAATGCTTCCTCAAAGATACGATGAACAACATCTTTTCCAGCACGAATAGGTGGATTTGTTAGTATGTAATTGAATTGAACTTCTACTGCAGATAAACATTCACTTTCAATAATAGTTGCATTGTCTATTTGGTTTTTGGTTTGATTCATTTCTGCCAAAGCAAGCGCTCTACAATTGACATCTAACATTGTTATTCGATGATGCGGAGACACTTTTGCAATTGTTAAACCAATTGGTCCATACCCACACCCTACATCTGCAATAGACTTACTAGGTCCAGGCGGATGTTCTTTTAAAAAAGTCTGAATCAACAAATCTGAACCAAAATCTACTCTATCCTTAGAAAACACGCCTGCATCTGTTGTAAATTCTAATTGTGTTTGATTAAAGTAGTAACTAATTTTCTTTTGGTTACTTTTTACATTCGGCTGTTCATCATAATAATGACTCATATCTACACCTCTATTGACATCATTCAATTTAAAATTAATTAAAAGTTAAAATCCTCAATATAACTATAAATTAAGCAAAAACCCCGTTAATTTAATAACGGGGTTTTAATTTCTCAAAGAATTCAGGTTGTATTCGTCTCGACTATACTTATAACATAGGTCGAACAAATCTCTTCAACCTCATTATTTAATTAGATAGTAGAGACTATTTTAATTCTACGCTAGCTCCAACTTCTTCTAATTGTTCTTTAAGTTTTTCAGCTTCTTCTTTAGGCATAGCTTCTTTAATTACTTTAGGAGCTCCGTCAACTAATTCTTTAGCATCTTTTAATCCTAAGCCAGTTGCTTCTTTAACTGCTTTAACAACTTTGATTTTAGAAGATCCAGCTGAAGTTAATTCAACGTCAAATTCAGTTTTTTCAGCTGCTGCGTCTCCGCCACCAGCTGCACCTGCTGCTGCTACAGGAGGTGCTGCAGTCACACCAAATTCTTCTTCAATTGCTTTTACTAAATCGTTTAATTCTAATACTGACATTTCTTTAATTGCTTCAATGATTTGTTCTTGATTAGCCATTTTACAATTCCTCCATTTAATTTAAATTTTTATGCGCAATTATTCAGCGCTTTCTTCTTTTTGTTCTCCAACAGCTTTAACTGCATAAGCGAAGTTGCGTACTGGAGCTTGTAATACTGATAAAAGCATTGATACAAGACCATCGTGTGAAGGTAATGAACCAACAGTTTTAACTTCTTCAGCTGAAATAACGTTACCTTCCATAACACCTGTGTTTACTTCTAAAGCTTCGTGTTCTTTAGCAAATCCTGAGATAACTTTTGCTGGCGCAACAACATCTTCAGTTGAAGTTGCAATTGCTGTAGGACCTGTTAAAAACTCATCTAAGCCTTCAATACCTGCTTGTTCAGCTGCACGACGAACCATAGTGTTTTTATAAACTTTATATTTAACACCTACTTCACGTAATTGTGAACGTAATTCAGTAACTTCTGCTACAGTTAATCCACGGTAGTCAACGATTACTGTTGAAACTGAATTTTTAAGTTGTTCAGCAATAGTATCTACTTGTTGTTTTTTTGCTTCAATGATAGCAGACATTCAGACACCTCCATTTAAATTTTTTCGGTGCTTTTTTAATTTCAATAAAAAAAGCACTTTCTACCCACGGCAAAAAGTGCTTGAAAGATCATTAATCATCACGTTCAAGTCAATTTTAGCCTCGGTAGGATTGAATTTTTAAGTTAAACATAACTCCTACTGTCTTAGGTAAAATAATCACAATTATCAATATAACTGCTTTAATGTAATAAGTCAACAAAAAATTACAGACTGAAGTAATTAATCTATCAGTCTGTAATTGTGTTGAATTTATAAAATTTATAATTTAAAAGATGAAGTATCAACTTTAACTCCAGGACCCATTGTTGTTGTAACAGCAACAGATTTAAAGTAAGTACCTTTAGCTGATGATGGTTTAGCTTTAGCTAATACATCTTGTAAAGTATCAAAGTTTTCAACTAATTTTTCTTCGTCAAATGAAACTTTACCGATTGAAGCATGTACGATACCTGCTTTTTCAGCACGGTATTCAACTTTACCAGCTTTGATTTCTTCAACCGCTTTTTTAACGTCCATAGTTACAGTACCAGTTTTAGGGTTTGGCATTAATCCTTTAGGTCCTAAAACTCGACCTAATTTGCCAACTTCGCCCATCATGTCTGGAGTAGCTACAACTACATCAAAATCAAACCAACCTTGTTGGATTTTTTGAACGTAGTCTGCCTCACCTACATAATCTGCACCTGCTTCTTCAGCTTCAGTGATTTTATCACCTTTAGCGAAAACTAATACACGTTGTGATTTACCAGTTCCATGAGGTAAAACTACTGCGCCACGGATTTGTTGGTCATTTTTACGTGTATCAATTCCTAAACGGAATGCAACTTCAACAGAAGCGTCAAAGTTAGCAATGCTAGTTTCTTTAACTAATTTAATTGCTTCTTCAACACTATAGTATTGAGTACGATCAACTTTACTAGCTGCTTCTTGATACTTTTTACCTTTTTTAGCCATTTATTGTTCCTCCTTTAGTGGTTTTAGCGGAATTTCCTCCCACATTTACTTGCTTCTTGCAAGTTAAGAGCAGATAACAAATGAAAGTTAATATTATTACAATATAAACATCAACTCATCAATAGACAATATTAATTGGATGCCTTCTCTGTTACCTGCTTTGTATCGTCTAAATTAAATTCGTTTCAAATTAATTTACTAACTTAGCTTTTTTACTGCACAGTGATACCCATGCTACGTGCAGTACCTTCAATAATACGCATAGCTGCTTCTTCGTCTGCAGCATTTAAATCTTGCATCTTAGTTTGAGCAATTTCTCGTACTTGATCTTTAGTTACTGATGCAACTTTTATTTTGTTAGGTTCACCAGAACCTTTATCAACGCCAGCTGCTTTTTTAAGTAGTACTGGAGCCGGTGGAGTTTTTGTAATAAATGTAAATGAACGGTCTTCATATACACTGATTTCTACCGGAATGATTAAACCTGCTTGTTCTTGAGTACGTGCGTTGAACTCTTTACAGAATCCCATAATGTTCACACCTGCTTGACCTAATGCTGGACCAACTGGTGGTGCCGGGTTTGCTTTACCTGCAGGAATTTGCAATTTAACTACTTTTTCTACTTTTTTAGCCACGATGTGCACCTCCTTGATATCGTGATGTGGTCACAGGGCTCAGTTTTGCCCTCCCACTCTTAAAAACATTTCGTGACGAAATGAACGCTCTAAAAGCGCGACCACATTATTTTAACACTCAAACTATTAAAAAATCAATAGTAAAATTTCATCTTTATCATGAAAACGATTTGAGTGTAACTAGATTCTTAACTGATTATATTTAAAGTTTTTCTATTTGATCAAATTCAACTTCTACTGGTGTTTCGCGACCAAACATATCTACTAACACAGTAAGTTTAAACTTGTTTGTCTCGATTTCTTGTACTTCTCCAACCTGATTAGCAAATGGTCCTGATTTAATACGAACTTGTTCTCCCACATCTAGTTCAACATCAATCGTTTTTTCTTTAAGGCCCATTTGTTTAAGGATGAAGCGTACTTCTTCAGGAAGTAAGGGATTAGGTTTAGAGCCTGCTCCAGCTGAACCTACAAATCCCGTAACTCCAGGAGTGTTTCTTACCACATACCAAGATTGGTCAGTCATGACAAGTTCAACTAATACATAACCAGGAAAAGTCTTTTTCACAAGCTTTTTAGCTTTACCATCTTTAACTTGAGTTTCTTCCTCTTCTGGTATGACAACTCTGAAAATTTGTTCAGTCATGTTCATAGATTCTACTCTTTTTTCTAAATTCTTTTTAACTTTATTCTCATATCCAGAATAAGTATGTACAGCATACCAACGCTTAGCGCCTACTTCTTCAGACATGTCTCCACTCCTAACCTAAAAATAATTGTTTTAATGTATTAATTCCTATGTCTAAGGCATAGAAAAAGACTAAGAAAAATATAACAGTATATACAACGATTACCGTGTATTTAAATAATTCTTCTTTAGTTGGCCAACTCGTTTTTTCCATTTCTGACTTTACGCCTTTAAAGAAGTTCTCTTTTTTAGCCATTTATAAGACCTCCACATTTTGTGACTCTTTATCAAAGTCTGATTCATTTTAATTGATTGTTATTAGCTTATTTAGATTCTTTATGAACGGTATGCGCATTACACTTTGGACAAAACTTTTTTAACGTCAGTCGTGTTGCAGAACCTTCGTTTTTTACAACAATATAATTACGATTGCCACAAACTTCACAATTTAAAGGTACTTTCTTCACAATTATTCACCTTTACTCATTATAATACCAATATACTATACATAAATGTCATAATAAATGTCAAACTTACTCTTCACTAAATATCGACTCTATTTTTTAGTATTAAAAATCTTTTTTAATTCTTAAATTCGCGCTTGAATTTTATTTTACACCGGTGAATGGCATTATAAACAACTTTTTCTTTCACTTCTAAAATGGTTGCTATTTCTTTGGGTTTATAATCTTTGAGCAATAACTGAATAATTGATTTTTCCATCTGACTTAACGTTTGCGATTGAATATCAAACATTGCTGATAATTCTTTTCTCAAAATACTTCTTTCAATATCATTGATTGCTAAAGCGCAATGGTAATCTACAACATACTCGTTAATCAACCGAGGGTATCTATGATTATCTGCTTTTAACTTTCTAAAATAATCATATTTTACTGAGCATATTAATAAAAATATATAATGTTCAAATGAAATACCGCGACTGAAATCGAATGATTGCAATGCTCGGTACAACTTGATAATAATATCTTGAAATATATCCTCAAGTTCAAAATGATTATTTGTTATATATCTGATTTTTCTATAAATCAAGGGTCTGAGATAATATATTAAATCCTCAAACCATTGCTCAAAATGACTGTTGTCTAAATTACTTTGATTCTGTGATATTAGTTCTAGTTGACTGTAATTAAATTCCATACCTCTAACCTTTCAAATGAGTTGAGGTTAGTTTATATGAATAGCTTTTAAAATCGCAATAGTACTTAATCAGTCCTTTTTGTGGTTGCCACGTCTAATTTTTTCAAATTCTTCAAGAATCTCATTTGATAACTGAATTCGCGTTCTTGGCTTCTTTTCACTAAAATCATTTATAGATTTATTAACGGTTATTTCGTTTTCTTTTAAATCACGCCACATTTCTCTGGAAGAAATTCGGTATGCTCCTGAACCGAATATCGCGTGTTGTTCGCTCATATCACTTGTTACCACAGTAATATGGGTCGTATGTTTATCATAGAGTTGATATACGTAACGTTCAATAAAGCTATCTGCTGTTTCTTTTTCTTTAGTAAACACTGTTTTCACACCATGATAAACATACTCTCTTTCAATACCTGATTGTTCGTATGCA
Proteins encoded in this region:
- the rpoC gene encoding DNA-directed RNA polymerase subunit beta', translated to MKIGLASPEKIRSWSYGEVKKPETINYRTLKPEKDGLFCERIFGPTKDWECSCGKYKRVRYKGMVCDRCGVEVTKSKVRRERMGHIELAAPVSHIWYFKGIPSRMGLLLDMSPRALEEVIYFASYIVVDPGPTGLEKKTLLSEAEFREYYDKYPNQFTAKMGAEGIKDLLEEIDLDEELKILRDELESATGQRLTRAIKRLEVVESFRNSGNNPSCMILDVLPIIPPEIRPMVQLDGGRFATSDLNDLYRRVINRNNRLKRLLDLGAPGIIVQNEKRMLQEAVDALIDNGRRGRPVTGPGNRPLKSLSHMLKGKQGRFRQNLLGKRVDYSGRSVIAVGPSLKMYQCGLPKEMALELFKPFVMKKLVQREIATNIKNAKSKIERMEDEVWDVLEDVITEHPVLLNRAPTLHRLGIQAFEPTLVEGRAIRLHPLVTTAYNADFDGDQMAVHVPLSKEAQAEARMLMLAAQNILNPKDGKPVVTPSQDMVLGNYYLTLERKDAVNTGAIFNDTNEVLKAYANGYVHLHTRIGVHANSFNNPTFTDEQNNKILATSVGKIIFNEIIPDSFAYINEPSQANLETKTPDKYFIDPTQLGEGGLKEYFDNAVLIEPFNKKFLGNIIAEVFNRFSITDTSMMLDRMKDLGFKFSSKAGITVGVSDIVVLPDKQDILDEHEKLVERVTKQFNRGLITEDERYNGVVEIWTDAKDQIQGELMQSLEKTNPIFMMSDSGARGNASNFTQLAGMRGLMAAPSGKIIELPITSSFREGLTVLEYFISTHGARKGLADTALKTADSGYLTRRLVDVAQDVIVREEDCGTDRGLLVSDIKEGTEMIEPFIERIEGRYSKETIRHPETDEIIIRPDELITADIAKQITDAGIEQMYIRSAFTCNTRHGVCEKCYGKNLATGEKVEVGEAVGTIAAQSIGEPGTQLTMRTFHTGGVAGSDITQGLPRIQEIFEARNPKGQAVITEIEGVVEDIKLAKDRQQEIIVKGANETRSYLASGTSRLKVEVGQSVERGEVLTEGSIEPKNYLAVAGLNATESYLLKEVQKVYRMQGVEIDDKHVEVMVRQMLRKVRIIEAGDTKLLPGSLVDIHSFTDANRDAFKHRKRPATAKPVLLGITKASLETESFLSAASFQETTRVLTDAAIKGKRDDLLGLKENVIIGKLIPAGTGMRRYSDIQYDKTSTPVAEANEEVEITE
- the rpoB gene encoding DNA-directed RNA polymerase subunit beta; this encodes MAGQVVQYGRHRKRRNYARISEVLELPNLIEIQTKSYDWFLKEGLLEMFRDISPIEDFTGNLSLEFVDYRLGEPNYDLEESKNRDATYAAPLRVKVRLIIKETGEVKEQEVFMGDFPLMTDTGTFVINGAERVIVSQLVRSPSVYFNEKIDKNGRENYDATIIPNRGAWLEYETDAKDVVYVRIDRTRKLPLTVLLRALGFSTDQEIVDLIGDSEYLRNTLEKDGTENTEQALLEIYERLRPGEPPTVENAKSLLYSRFFDPKRYDLASVGRYKANKKLHLKHRLFNQKLAEPIVNSETGEIVAEEGTVLDRRKLDEIMDVLETNANSEVFELEGSVIDEPVEIQSIKVYVPNDEEGRTTTVIGNALPDSEVKCITPADIIASMSYFFNLLNGIGYTDDIDHLGNRRLRSVGELLQNQFRIGLSRMERVVRERMSIQDTDSITPQQLINIRPVIASIKEFFGSSQLSQFMDQANPLAELTHKRRLSALGPGGLTRERAQMEVRDVHYSHYGRMCPIETPEGPNIGLINSLSSYARVNEFGFIETPYRKVDLDTNSITDQIDYLTADEEDSYVVAQANSRLDENGCFLDDEVVCRFRGNNTVMAKEKMDYMDVSPKQVVSAATACIPFLENDDSNRALMGANMQRQAVPLMNPEAPFVGTGMEHVAARDSGAAITAKHRGRVEHVESNEVLVRRLVEENGIEHEGELDRYPLAKFKRSNSGTCYNQRPIVSVGDVVEYNEILADGPSMELGEMALGRNVVVGFMTWDGYNYEDAVIMSERLVKDDVYTSIHIEEYESEARDTKLGPEEITRDIPNVSESALKNLDDRGIVYVGAEVKDGDILVGKVTPKGVTELTAEERLLHAIFGEKAREVRDTSLRVPHGAGGIVLDVKVFNREEGDDTLSPGVNQLVRVYIVQKRKIHVGDKMCGRHGNKGVISKIVPEEDMPYLPDGRPIDIMLNPLGVPSRMNIGQVLELHLGMAAKNLGIHIASPVFDGANDDDVWSTIEEAGMARDGKTVLYDGRTGEPFDNRISVGVMYMLKLAHMVDDKLHARSTGPYSLVTQQPLGGKAQFGGQRFGEMEVWALEAYGAAYTLQEILTYKSDDTVGRVKTYESIVKGENISRPSVPESFRVLMKELQSLGLDVKVMDEHDNEIEMADVDDEDATERKVDLQQKNAPESQKETTD
- a CDS encoding class I SAM-dependent methyltransferase yields the protein MSHYYDEQPNVKSNQKKISYYFNQTQLEFTTDAGVFSKDRVDFGSDLLIQTFLKEHPPGPSKSIADVGCGYGPIGLTIAKVSPHHRITMLDVNCRALALAEMNQTKNQIDNATIIESECLSAVEVQFNYILTNPPIRAGKDVVHRIFEEAFAHLKEAGSLYVVIQKKQGMPSAKKRMEELFNNVEVVTKSKGYYILKSSKG
- the rplL gene encoding 50S ribosomal protein L7/L12, encoding MANQEQIIEAIKEMSVLELNDLVKAIEEEFGVTAAPPVAAAGAAGGGDAAAEKTEFDVELTSAGSSKIKVVKAVKEATGLGLKDAKELVDGAPKVIKEAMPKEEAEKLKEQLEEVGASVELK
- the rplJ gene encoding 50S ribosomal protein L10, coding for MSAIIEAKKQQVDTIAEQLKNSVSTVIVDYRGLTVAEVTELRSQLREVGVKYKVYKNTMVRRAAEQAGIEGLDEFLTGPTAIATSTEDVVAPAKVISGFAKEHEALEVNTGVMEGNVISAEEVKTVGSLPSHDGLVSMLLSVLQAPVRNFAYAVKAVGEQKEESAE